One segment of Fuscovulum ytuae DNA contains the following:
- a CDS encoding peroxidase family protein — protein sequence MVTVNRNDLQFILQQIKIAEADARGEPLLGNLIPTSELPWGLRRVDGSNNNLNADQGTYGAAAQEFPRATTPSWVNEGDDGMAFGPPIMQNGVPVDFGFAADGVPPGYIPLNNGLGPNGTDLPATYLSNNDYAQRFPNDPTLGSRAIQAGDVVDADPRIISNLVVDQTLNNPVALISAFQIAGHDDPYAAAALIQDHYSNYKIAVAAGSMADAEELKSLILAELDQAGLPYEASLNGDLTKLTIVVPNVAPDEGLSAPFNSWMTFFGQFFSHGLDLVQKGGYGTVYIPLQEDDPLYNPASPNTNFMVVTRATLNENGEAMNAVTPFVDQNQTYTSHPSHQVFLREYVLVDGKPVPTGNLLNGNTESGGGMATWGDVKAQALNILGIELNDLNVHSVPLLATDPYGNFIPGPNGLPQIVKVVGDQRVLVEGNIDAPVSTIGAVSAGVAFMDDIANNANPGFFDPDGPGPLGLVQKLPDSDSTVSVATDRQPTGTYDNELLDAHYIAGDGRANENIGLTAVHHVFHSEHNRQVDLMKTILINDAKAILAETGDVLAATEFLNEWLAVPVTTAADLSDGAINALAWNGERLFQSAKFVTEMQYQHLVFEEFARKVQPFVNVFVNYDGVLDPAIVSEFAHTVYRFGHSMLNETVDRYDAAYNADHIDLISAFLNPVAFAESGIDADAAAGAIARGMTRQRGNEIDEFVTEALRNNLVGLPLDLAAINIARGRETGVPSLNEARAQFFAGSGDSQIKPYESWFDFAMNLKHPASIINFIAAYGTHETIVDAETVEAKRDAATLLVLGGEGAPTDRMDFLNATGAYAGGDLGGLNKVDFWVGGLAEKKMVFGGMLGSTFNFVFEVQLEALQDADRFYYLSRLANLNLTAQMENNKFSEMIHRNTDATHLPGDVFSTPDFFIEADQSKQFNAELGGADPTEGGDPILSAMMPKVIRVDTNGDGISESVRFTGAEHVVMGGTDGNDILIGGKGDDTFWGDAGNDRMEGGEGNDFFFGGDGDDIITDEFGDDEVRSGAGDDVVTAGQGINLIITDTGSDFVWGGPDTDDILLGQDNDFAHGSIGGGMIMGGEGNDWLEAGGSNNLLLGDNGDLVQGLPIKRSVDSPIVGHDVLIGGPGNDDFDAETGDDIMVGGSGTNKFFGQLGFDWASHANTPEGVTADMLNRLFAPPAVAASPATVLDRYSQTEGLSGSAHADVLRGDDQTDLTVDHALLDQNVSLINGMDAFLSGVDETGEVRFSAGNMILGGGGSDLIEGRAGDDLIDGDHFISAKIRVTPENGDPAYFVSSIAEIQAKMFTGEIKPRELSIWREVADGGAAGDVDVAEYSGNLADYTIEGLDTLTGSATDLDGDGWITITDTRAGGTDGVDRVNNIERVLFADGTIKIAEHENRIAEGRVTVLANGVATADGQPVGVAGQVLTASMATVRDRDNISVDNATGTIDAGVEYRWQVETAAGSGIFTDILRIVADNFTPMTGESYTVSAAEAGLAIRVVARFKDADGAIETVYSNANEGGNPPEPIPATGAPIISDTTPTENQVLSADTTAIADENGLGAFSYQWQSSADGVTWANIDGATAATFAPAQAEVGSVLRVEVSFTDGIGTRETLYSAATEVVGDRIDGTNAGDLIDGTVGADLIFGNNGADTIAGGAGADTVDGGLGLDRIDAGEGDDLIIWNANVLGTATDGRDIINGGAGIDTIQITTRAFAAETYRIYTRDAAIAAGITPGANTEIVITRNGTDNESRILQLDNIEEIVITGPLGGAIDVTAPTDGAPVGGTANGDRVIVIGDFSTTSLALNTITINGSDQDDEVDISALSSAHRIVFRTAGGNDTVVGTLRPQDVIEVPAGTDPADYVAMDNGNGTVTMSNGTHSVTFTGAIDALPVLSPEGTYHHDGGAPSAGDTGGVLSPAPLLTLNDAAGLLDLVRGINPDGNDDAANALGVRTLTGEGNNFADPTLGAHGEPFIRITPNRSGTREEGGVNNAVNPIFDGLDARTISDIIGTQEEGLAPSAQANIFFMAFAQYFDHGLSFIPKGGAGTIQIGDVGMGARAQNPADLTRASVVGFDEDGAAQHLNITSPFVDQNQVYGSTSMIGQLLREGDGMGGLGARVILGAEDPSAPGYKLLPTLREVLEHHIENGTVFQGSDLPNGGQTLLEFYPTLKNEDGTYNTDVVKALTANFMGEGQPLILDANPFINLLDHVVAGDGRVNENITLTSMHTIFARNHNYHVEQLEGLYASNGTVLTAEELFQAAKIVNEAEYQRVVFTEFAEKLLGGEGIRGEGDHGFTEWNPDTNAAISQEFASAVYRFGHTMIGQTISVSNADGTVSQVSLFDAFLNPTNAEGAFTQSLQTLAQYGYVPQPGYLQIGAASVLEGIAGQAAEEVDVNIVDGVRNDLVRVSADLFAFNVARGRDVGLGTLNQVKAALLDSESPYIQEALSFVDAGLLQPYTSWEDFGARNNLSEAVLTQFRQAYPDLVLEDQAAADAFSALNPEIALVDNGDGSFTVKGIDRVDLWVGGLAEAKVNGGIVGSTFWVVIHEQLDRLQEGDRFYYIDRLENFDLYQNFVEGQSFADIVMRNTGLTGLDERIFEVSDEDNGAGAGTGGDDTGVDAGNGDAQAPGSETGDAAENGAETVSPDDGASGSEGEASGGHDDVADDEAEDADDDAPGAGSGSGTGSGTGTGTGTGGGVPVVDGVVLMPGSAAGVMVGDAGDDVIVGGEEGDALLGKGGSDIILGNGGNDVAVGGSGGDVIEGGAGRDVLLGGEGDDVFLAASGDGADMLFGGDGSDTLDLSALTEDAVIDLGAYTAIGTARIGGVTDHLVGIENATGGMGNDVIKASLSINVLTGGDGDDVFVFVSAGTADGDVITDFRPGDKIDLSGIDAMVGMNGNQAFELAGQGTTAAGSLVIREVATENGVDTIIDGFTDGDADADFSITLRGAHTLDSSSFNF from the coding sequence ATGGTGACCGTCAATCGGAACGACCTGCAGTTCATCCTGCAGCAGATCAAGATCGCTGAAGCTGACGCACGCGGTGAGCCGCTGCTTGGCAACCTGATCCCGACGAGCGAACTGCCCTGGGGGCTCCGCCGAGTTGATGGGAGCAACAACAACCTGAACGCGGATCAGGGGACCTATGGGGCTGCGGCGCAGGAGTTTCCGCGTGCGACGACGCCGAGCTGGGTGAATGAGGGCGATGACGGGATGGCCTTTGGCCCGCCGATCATGCAAAACGGCGTGCCGGTCGATTTTGGCTTTGCAGCCGATGGTGTTCCCCCGGGCTACATCCCGCTGAACAACGGCCTTGGCCCGAACGGGACCGATCTGCCGGCGACCTATCTGTCGAACAATGACTATGCGCAGCGCTTCCCGAACGATCCGACGCTGGGGTCGCGTGCGATCCAGGCGGGCGACGTTGTGGACGCCGATCCGCGCATCATCTCGAATCTTGTGGTTGACCAAACCTTGAACAATCCTGTGGCGCTTATCTCTGCGTTTCAGATTGCAGGTCACGACGACCCCTATGCGGCGGCGGCACTGATCCAGGATCACTATTCCAACTACAAGATCGCGGTTGCCGCTGGAAGCATGGCTGATGCCGAGGAGCTGAAGTCGCTCATTCTGGCTGAGCTTGATCAGGCCGGCTTGCCCTATGAGGCGAGCCTGAACGGCGATCTTACGAAGCTGACGATTGTGGTGCCGAACGTGGCGCCGGATGAAGGGCTGTCGGCCCCCTTCAACTCTTGGATGACCTTCTTCGGTCAGTTCTTCAGCCACGGCCTCGATCTGGTTCAGAAGGGCGGCTATGGCACGGTCTATATCCCGCTGCAGGAAGATGATCCGCTTTACAATCCGGCGTCACCCAACACGAACTTCATGGTTGTGACGCGGGCCACGCTGAATGAGAACGGCGAGGCGATGAATGCTGTCACGCCCTTCGTCGATCAGAACCAAACCTATACGTCGCACCCGTCGCATCAGGTGTTCCTGCGGGAATATGTGCTGGTCGACGGCAAGCCGGTTCCGACGGGCAATCTGCTGAACGGCAATACCGAGTCCGGTGGCGGGATGGCCACCTGGGGCGATGTGAAGGCGCAGGCGCTGAACATCCTTGGCATCGAGTTGAACGACCTGAACGTCCATTCCGTGCCGCTGCTGGCGACCGACCCCTATGGCAACTTCATTCCCGGTCCGAACGGCCTGCCGCAGATCGTGAAGGTGGTGGGTGACCAGCGGGTGCTGGTAGAGGGCAATATTGACGCCCCGGTCAGCACGATCGGCGCCGTCTCGGCGGGCGTGGCGTTCATGGATGACATCGCCAATAACGCCAACCCCGGCTTCTTTGACCCGGATGGCCCCGGCCCGCTGGGTCTGGTCCAAAAGCTGCCGGACAGCGATAGCACCGTCAGCGTGGCGACGGATCGTCAGCCGACGGGCACCTATGACAATGAACTTCTCGACGCGCATTACATCGCCGGGGATGGGCGTGCGAACGAGAATATCGGCCTGACGGCGGTGCACCATGTGTTCCATTCCGAACACAACCGCCAAGTCGATCTGATGAAGACCATCCTCATCAATGATGCGAAGGCCATTCTTGCGGAAACCGGTGACGTCCTTGCTGCAACCGAGTTCTTGAACGAGTGGCTGGCGGTTCCGGTGACGACTGCGGCGGATTTGTCTGATGGCGCGATCAACGCTTTGGCATGGAACGGCGAACGGCTGTTCCAGTCGGCCAAGTTCGTGACCGAGATGCAGTATCAGCACCTTGTCTTTGAAGAGTTTGCCCGCAAGGTGCAGCCCTTCGTGAACGTCTTCGTGAACTATGACGGCGTGCTGGACCCGGCGATTGTCAGCGAGTTTGCGCACACGGTCTATCGCTTTGGCCATTCGATGCTGAACGAGACGGTGGATCGCTATGACGCGGCTTACAACGCCGATCACATCGACCTGATCTCGGCCTTCCTGAACCCGGTGGCATTTGCCGAAAGCGGGATCGATGCCGACGCGGCTGCGGGTGCCATTGCGCGTGGTATGACGCGCCAGCGTGGCAACGAGATCGACGAGTTCGTGACCGAAGCGCTGCGCAACAACCTTGTGGGCCTGCCGCTGGACCTTGCGGCGATCAACATCGCCCGTGGCCGGGAAACCGGCGTGCCGTCCTTGAACGAGGCGCGGGCGCAGTTCTTTGCCGGCTCGGGCGACAGCCAGATCAAACCCTATGAAAGCTGGTTCGACTTCGCGATGAACCTCAAGCATCCGGCTTCGATCATCAACTTCATCGCGGCCTATGGCACCCATGAGACCATTGTCGACGCAGAGACCGTGGAAGCGAAACGGGATGCGGCCACGCTTCTGGTTCTGGGTGGTGAGGGTGCGCCCACCGACCGTATGGACTTCCTGAATGCGACCGGCGCCTATGCGGGTGGTGATCTGGGTGGTCTTAACAAGGTCGATTTCTGGGTCGGCGGTCTGGCCGAGAAGAAGATGGTCTTCGGCGGCATGCTGGGATCGACCTTCAACTTCGTCTTCGAAGTGCAGCTTGAGGCGCTGCAGGATGCGGACCGGTTCTATTACCTGTCCCGCCTAGCGAACCTGAACCTGACGGCGCAGATGGAGAACAACAAGTTCTCTGAAATGATCCACCGCAACACGGATGCCACGCATCTGCCGGGCGATGTCTTCTCGACCCCTGATTTCTTCATCGAGGCGGACCAGTCCAAGCAGTTCAATGCAGAGCTGGGAGGGGCAGACCCGACGGAGGGTGGCGATCCGATCCTGTCTGCGATGATGCCGAAAGTCATCCGGGTGGATACCAATGGAGACGGGATCAGCGAGTCTGTGCGCTTCACCGGGGCCGAGCATGTGGTCATGGGCGGCACGGATGGCAATGACATCCTGATCGGCGGCAAGGGTGACGACACCTTCTGGGGCGATGCCGGCAATGACCGCATGGAAGGCGGCGAAGGCAACGACTTCTTCTTCGGCGGTGACGGTGACGACATCATCACGGACGAGTTCGGCGATGACGAGGTCCGTTCGGGCGCGGGCGATGACGTGGTCACGGCGGGGCAGGGGATCAACCTGATCATCACGGACACCGGCAGCGACTTTGTCTGGGGTGGCCCGGATACCGACGATATCTTGCTTGGCCAAGACAATGACTTTGCCCATGGCAGCATCGGCGGTGGGATGATCATGGGTGGGGAAGGAAACGACTGGCTGGAAGCCGGCGGTTCCAACAACCTGCTTCTGGGCGACAATGGTGACCTTGTTCAGGGTCTGCCGATCAAGCGCAGTGTCGACAGCCCGATCGTGGGCCATGACGTCCTGATCGGTGGTCCTGGCAATGATGATTTCGATGCCGAAACCGGTGACGACATCATGGTGGGCGGCAGCGGCACGAACAAGTTCTTTGGTCAGCTGGGCTTTGACTGGGCCAGCCATGCCAACACGCCAGAAGGCGTCACGGCTGACATGCTGAACCGCCTGTTCGCCCCACCGGCGGTGGCGGCTTCGCCTGCGACGGTTCTGGATCGCTATTCCCAGACCGAAGGCCTTTCAGGGTCGGCCCATGCCGATGTCTTGCGCGGCGACGACCAGACCGACCTTACCGTCGACCATGCGCTTCTGGATCAAAATGTGTCGCTGATCAATGGGATGGACGCCTTCCTCTCGGGTGTTGATGAGACGGGCGAGGTTCGTTTCAGCGCAGGCAACATGATCCTCGGCGGTGGCGGGAGCGACCTTATCGAAGGCCGGGCGGGAGATGATTTGATCGATGGTGATCACTTCATCAGTGCCAAGATCCGTGTCACGCCGGAGAACGGTGATCCTGCCTACTTCGTGTCCAGCATTGCCGAAATCCAAGCCAAGATGTTCACCGGTGAGATCAAGCCGCGCGAACTGAGCATCTGGCGCGAAGTGGCGGACGGCGGTGCGGCGGGTGATGTCGACGTGGCCGAATATTCCGGCAACCTCGCCGATTACACGATCGAAGGCCTTGACACGCTGACCGGCTCGGCGACCGACCTTGATGGGGACGGCTGGATCACGATCACCGACACCCGTGCCGGTGGCACCGATGGTGTGGACCGCGTCAATAACATCGAACGTGTCCTCTTTGCCGATGGCACGATCAAGATCGCGGAGCACGAAAACCGCATCGCCGAAGGCCGTGTCACGGTTCTGGCAAATGGTGTGGCCACGGCCGATGGTCAGCCCGTCGGGGTAGCCGGTCAGGTGCTGACGGCATCCATGGCCACGGTAAGGGATCGCGACAATATCTCGGTCGATAACGCGACGGGGACCATCGATGCCGGGGTCGAATACCGTTGGCAGGTCGAAACGGCAGCAGGCAGTGGCATCTTCACCGATATCCTGCGCATCGTGGCCGACAACTTCACCCCGATGACTGGTGAAAGCTACACGGTGTCGGCGGCAGAGGCCGGACTTGCGATCCGTGTCGTGGCCCGGTTCAAGGATGCCGACGGCGCTATCGAAACCGTCTATTCCAACGCCAATGAAGGCGGTAACCCGCCGGAGCCGATCCCGGCCACCGGGGCACCGATCATCAGCGACACGACGCCGACGGAAAATCAGGTGCTTTCGGCCGATACGACCGCGATCGCCGATGAAAACGGACTGGGCGCCTTCTCTTATCAGTGGCAATCCTCAGCTGACGGCGTGACCTGGGCGAATATCGACGGGGCGACCGCGGCCACCTTTGCACCTGCTCAGGCGGAAGTCGGATCGGTTCTGCGCGTGGAAGTGAGCTTTACCGATGGGATTGGCACTCGCGAAACACTCTACTCGGCTGCGACGGAAGTTGTCGGGGATCGGATCGACGGAACCAATGCTGGCGATCTGATCGACGGCACGGTTGGCGCCGACCTGATCTTTGGAAACAACGGTGCTGATACGATTGCCGGCGGTGCAGGTGCCGATACCGTGGATGGCGGTCTTGGACTTGATCGGATTGATGCCGGTGAAGGAGACGACCTCATCATTTGGAACGCAAATGTTCTTGGCACGGCAACCGATGGTCGAGACATCATCAATGGCGGTGCCGGGATCGATACGATCCAGATCACCACGCGGGCATTCGCGGCGGAAACCTACCGCATCTATACCCGTGACGCGGCGATTGCAGCAGGGATAACCCCCGGTGCCAACACGGAGATTGTCATCACCCGCAACGGGACTGACAACGAATCCCGTATCCTGCAACTCGACAATATCGAAGAGATCGTGATTACGGGTCCGCTTGGCGGCGCCATCGATGTAACGGCTCCGACGGACGGCGCGCCTGTGGGTGGTACGGCGAATGGCGACAGGGTCATCGTGATCGGTGATTTCTCGACCACGAGCCTTGCGCTGAACACGATCACGATCAACGGGTCGGATCAGGATGACGAGGTGGATATCTCGGCGCTCAGCTCTGCGCACCGGATCGTCTTCCGTACGGCTGGGGGGAATGACACGGTTGTTGGCACGCTGCGCCCGCAAGACGTCATCGAAGTCCCTGCCGGGACTGATCCTGCAGACTATGTGGCGATGGATAATGGCAACGGCACGGTGACCATGTCGAACGGCACGCATTCCGTGACCTTCACAGGAGCCATCGATGCTTTGCCCGTCCTGTCTCCGGAAGGGACCTACCATCATGATGGTGGTGCTCCGTCTGCGGGCGACACGGGTGGTGTTTTGTCGCCTGCGCCTTTGCTGACGTTGAATGATGCTGCGGGGCTTTTGGATCTTGTGCGTGGCATCAACCCGGATGGGAATGACGATGCGGCCAATGCATTGGGTGTTCGCACTTTGACGGGTGAGGGCAACAACTTTGCCGACCCGACGCTGGGCGCGCATGGGGAACCCTTTATTCGCATCACGCCGAACCGGTCGGGCACGCGTGAGGAAGGCGGGGTCAACAACGCGGTCAACCCGATCTTTGACGGGCTGGATGCGCGCACCATCTCGGACATCATCGGCACGCAGGAAGAGGGGCTTGCCCCAAGCGCGCAGGCCAACATCTTCTTCATGGCCTTTGCGCAATACTTCGACCATGGGCTGAGCTTCATCCCGAAGGGGGGGGCAGGCACCATTCAGATCGGTGATGTCGGCATGGGCGCCCGCGCCCAGAACCCGGCCGACCTGACCCGCGCCTCGGTGGTGGGCTTTGATGAGGATGGCGCGGCACAGCACCTGAACATCACCTCGCCCTTCGTGGATCAGAACCAGGTCTATGGCTCCACCAGCATGATCGGCCAGTTGCTGCGCGAAGGCGACGGGATGGGCGGTCTGGGGGCACGCGTGATCCTTGGGGCGGAGGATCCTTCGGCCCCGGGCTACAAGCTGCTGCCCACGCTGCGCGAGGTGCTGGAGCATCACATCGAGAATGGAACGGTCTTCCAGGGCAGCGATCTGCCCAATGGTGGCCAGACCCTGCTTGAGTTCTATCCGACGCTGAAGAATGAGGATGGCACCTATAACACTGACGTCGTGAAGGCGCTGACCGCGAACTTCATGGGCGAAGGCCAGCCTTTGATCCTTGATGCCAACCCCTTCATCAACCTGCTCGACCATGTCGTGGCCGGTGACGGGCGGGTGAACGAGAACATCACGCTGACTTCGATGCACACGATCTTTGCGCGCAACCACAACTATCATGTGGAGCAGCTTGAAGGTCTTTATGCCTCGAATGGCACGGTACTGACGGCGGAGGAACTTTTCCAAGCCGCCAAGATCGTGAACGAGGCCGAGTATCAGCGTGTGGTCTTCACCGAGTTTGCCGAGAAGCTGCTTGGCGGCGAGGGAATCCGTGGCGAAGGCGATCATGGCTTCACCGAATGGAACCCGGATACGAATGCGGCGATCAGCCAGGAATTCGCCTCTGCGGTTTACCGGTTTGGTCACACCATGATCGGTCAGACCATCTCGGTCAGCAATGCAGATGGGACGGTGTCGCAGGTGTCGCTCTTTGATGCCTTCCTCAACCCGACCAATGCCGAAGGGGCCTTCACGCAAAGCCTTCAGACGCTGGCGCAATACGGCTATGTCCCGCAGCCCGGCTATCTGCAAATCGGCGCGGCCTCGGTTCTTGAAGGCATCGCGGGTCAGGCGGCCGAAGAGGTGGACGTGAACATCGTGGACGGTGTCCGCAATGATCTGGTCCGGGTCAGCGCCGACCTTTTCGCCTTCAACGTGGCCCGTGGCCGCGATGTGGGGCTTGGCACGCTGAACCAGGTGAAGGCGGCGCTTCTGGACTCGGAGAGCCCCTATATCCAAGAGGCGCTCAGCTTCGTGGATGCGGGTCTTCTGCAACCCTACACGAGCTGGGAAGACTTCGGCGCGCGCAACAACCTGTCGGAGGCGGTGCTGACCCAGTTCCGTCAGGCCTATCCTGACCTTGTCTTGGAGGATCAGGCGGCTGCGGATGCCTTCTCGGCACTGAACCCCGAGATCGCCTTGGTCGACAATGGCGATGGCAGCTTCACCGTGAAGGGCATCGACCGGGTCGATCTCTGGGTCGGTGGTCTGGCCGAGGCCAAGGTGAACGGCGGGATCGTGGGCTCCACCTTCTGGGTGGTGATCCATGAACAGCTTGACCGTCTGCAGGAAGGTGATCGCTTCTACTACATCGACCGACTGGAGAACTTCGACCTCTACCAGAACTTCGTCGAGGGCCAGAGCTTCGCCGATATCGTGATGCGCAACACCGGCCTGACTGGGCTGGATGAGCGGATCTTCGAAGTGTCGGATGAAGACAATGGTGCAGGCGCCGGGACCGGCGGTGACGACACCGGTGTCGATGCTGGAAACGGCGATGCGCAAGCGCCTGGTTCCGAGACCGGGGATGCCGCCGAGAACGGGGCAGAAACCGTCTCGCCCGATGACGGAGCGAGCGGGTCCGAGGGCGAAGCGTCGGGCGGCCATGATGATGTCGCCGATGACGAGGCCGAGGATGCCGATGACGACGCTCCGGGCGCGGGTTCGGGCAGCGGCACGGGGTCGGGCACTGGCACGGGCACTGGGACGGGCGGCGGTGTGCCGGTTGTTGACGGTGTGGTGCTGATGCCGGGGTCTGCGGCGGGTGTCATGGTCGGCGATGCCGGTGATGACGTGATCGTCGGTGGCGAAGAGGGCGATGCCCTCCTTGGCAAGGGCGGATCGGATATCATCCTTGGCAATGGCGGCAATGATGTTGCGGTCGGCGGCAGCGGTGGTGACGTGATCGAAGGCGGCGCGGGTCGTGACGTTCTTCTGGGCGGCGAAGGGGATGACGTCTTCCTCGCGGCGTCTGGGGATGGGGCGGACATGCTCTTCGGTGGTGACGGCAGCGATACGCTTGACCTCTCGGCCCTGACCGAGGATGCGGTGATCGATCTGGGGGCCTATACGGCGATCGGGACGGCGCGCATCGGCGGTGTGACCGATCACCTTGTGGGGATCGAGAATGCCACCGGCGGGATGGGCAATGATGTGATCAAGGCGTCCTTGTCGATCAACGTGCTGACGGGCGGGGATGGCGATGATGTCTTCGTCTTCGTCTCGGCCGGCACGGCGGATGGCGACGTGATCACGGACTTCCGTCCGGGCGACAAGATCGACCTGTCGGGGATCGACGCGATGGTGGGCATGAATGGCAACCAGGCCTTCGAGCTGGCCGGTCAGGGCACGACGGCGGCGGGCAGCCTGGTGATCCGGGAGGTTGCGACCGAGAACGGGGTGGACACGATCATCGACGGGTTCACCGACGGTGACGCGGATGCCGACTTCTCGATCACGCTGCGCGGGGCGCATACCCTCGACAGCTCGTCCTTCAACTTCTGA